The Nycticebus coucang isolate mNycCou1 chromosome 15, mNycCou1.pri, whole genome shotgun sequence genome has a segment encoding these proteins:
- the LOC128566893 gene encoding small nuclear ribonucleoprotein F-like, giving the protein MSLSLNLKPFLSGLTGKQVLVKLKRGKENKGYLVSVDGYVHMQPANTEECIDLGEVLIRCNNVLYIICVEE; this is encoded by the coding sequence ATGAGTTTATCCCTCAATCTTAAACCTTTCCTCAGTGGATTAACAGGAAAGCAAGTGTTGGTGAAACTTAAGCGGGGAAAGGAGAACAAGGGCTACTTGGTATCTGTAGATGGCTATGTGCACATGCAGCCTGCAAACACAGAAGAATGCATAGATCTGGGTGAAGTTTTAATACGGTGTAATAATGTCCTTTATATCATATGTGTTGAAGAATAG